A window of the Podospora bellae-mahoneyi strain CBS 112042 chromosome 6, whole genome shotgun sequence genome harbors these coding sequences:
- a CDS encoding hypothetical protein (EggNog:ENOG503NYNP; COG:S), producing MSTHNMARDETIPDVGTDATVSTRLLRDRDETSNSERRHDEGEAWVGYADFEGLPWWRRPTVWFLLVPYALFTLAFGGTVVPKLNLILELVCKRYFADRSARDPDFTFTPIVPGEDNDQCFIPEVQRSVATFMMVLNVLTGLLSALTAPKLGSLSDRYGRKLMLTICALGGIMNEIITILAAKFPETIHYNWLILGALFDGLTGSFTAGSVLIHSYTSDCTPPSKRGVAIGYLHSCLFMGLAFGPLLAGYFAEWTGSLLSIFYVTLGCHIFWVFAMLFITPESLSKKRQLLAREKYEIEKAARRPPTVATRVGEFGMRAMFGQQINGVVYMIKNQNPFAPLKILFPKGAHNARLRRNFLILAFLDMVLLGAAMSGGTVIILYTEYMFGWRNLESSRFVSLVSMVRVVVLLGIFPVINYVFRTRKAARLRRESTAPIVEKNNGADEFDIWILRSAILSDVVGVIGYAVVRDPAIFVGCAIITAFGGLGSATIQAALSKHVPAERVGQLLGGIGLLHSLARIGAPVLFNGIYAATVSSYPQAFFVVLAGLFSATFIGSLMLKPGVYMTEDDAEPVEIVATPGERDALEDDELLPRVS from the exons ATGAGCACTCACAACATGGCGCGCGATGAGACAATACCCGATGTCGGCACCGACGCGACTGTGTCGACAAGATTGCTAAGGGACAGAGATGAAACCAGCAACAGCGAAAGACGACACGATGAAGGAGAGGCCTGGGTGGGTTACGCAGACTTTGAGGGTTTGccttggtggaggagaccGACAGTTTGGTTCCTCTTGGTACCATATGCGCTTTTTACCCTGGCATTTGGAGGGACGGTGGTGCCAAAGCTGAATTT GATTCTCGAGCTGGTATGCAAACGCTACTTTGCCGACCGCTCCGCCCGCGACCCAGATTTTACCTTCACTCCGATTGTTCCTGGCGAAGACAACGACCAATGCTTCATCCCTGAAGTTCAGCGGTCTGTCGCAACCTTTATGATGGTTCTCAATGTTTTGACTGGATTACTCAGCGCCTTGACGGCGCCGAAGTTGGGGTCGTTGTCGGATCGTTATGGCAGGAAACTCATGCTGACGATTTGCGCGCTGGGTGGGATCATGAATGAGATTATTACCATCCTGGCGGCCAAGTTCCCGGAAACGATTCATTACAACTGGCTGATCTTGGGCGCGTTGTTTGATGGGCTTACGGGGTCTTTTACGGCGGGTAGTGTGCTGATTCATTCATACACGAGCGATTGCACGCCCCCTTCGAAGCGCGGTGTGGCGATAGGGTACCTACACTCGTGCTTATTCATGGGGCTGGCGTTTGGACCGCTGTTGGCGGGGTATTTTGCTGAGTGGACggggtcgttgttgtcgaTCTTTTATGTGACGCTGGGATGTCATATATTCTGGGTGTTTGCCATGCTGTTTATCACACCGGAATCGCTGTCAAAGAAGAGGCAATtgctggcgagggagaagtaCGAGATTGAAAAGGCCGCGAGACGGCCACCGACTGTTGCGACAAGGGTTGGGGAGTTCGGGATGAGGGCGATGTTTGGACAGCAGATCAATGGGGTTGTGTACATGATAAAGAACCAGAACCCGTTTGCGCCGCTCAAGATTCTGTTTCCCAAGGGAGCGCACAAtgcgaggttgaggaggaattTCTTGATCCTGGCGTTTTTGGACATGGTGCTGCTCGGGGCGGCCATGAGTGGCGGGACGGTTATAATATTGTACACCGAGTACATGTTTGGATGGCGCAACTTGGAGAGCTCGAGATTTGTCTCGCTTGTGTCGATGGTCAGGGTTGTGGTTTTGCTTGGTATCTTCCCGGTTATCAACTATGTGTTCCGGACGAGAAAGGCTGCTCGCTTGAGGCGGGAATCGACTGCGCCGATTGTGGAGAAGAATAACGGGGCGGACGAGTTCGATATCTGGATTTTGAGAAGCGCGATTCTGTCGGACGTGGTGGGAGTGATCGGGTATGCTGTTGTCCGGGATCCAGCGATATTTGTTGGATGCGCCATCATCACGGCGTTTGGTGGCCTCGGTTCAGCTACTATTCAAGCTGCACTCAGCAAACATGTGCCCGCTGAGCGCGTTGGTCAGCTTCTTGGAGGCATAGGATTGCTTCATTCGCTGGCGAGAATTGGTGCGCCGGTTCTGTTTAACGGGATTTATGCCGCAACGGTGTCGTCGTATCCGCAGGCGTTCTTTGtggtgctggctgggctgTTCAGTGCTACGTTTATCGGATCGCTTATGCTGAAACCTGGAG TGTACATGAccgaggatgatgctgagcCAGTCGAGATTGTGGCTACCCCTGGTGAGCGGGATGcgctggaggatgatgagctccTTCCGAGAGTCTCTTGA
- the HEM15 gene encoding ferrochelatase hem15 (EggNog:ENOG503NUJ0; COG:H; BUSCO:EOG09262BHE): MAFRLPAAALRPLRSSVLLKPAAQQTRWLATPTPFPVTQNMTSSRGPTAMVFLNMGGPSTTDEVGDFLSRLFADADLIPLGRLQNYLGPLISKRRTPKIQKQYAAIGGGSPIRKWSELQCAEMCKLLDQISPETAPHKPYVAFRYANPLTEHMYRQLLADGFGNGKGGRAVAFTQYPQYSCSTTGSSLNELWKWRQRLEGKAGPLDDGSDGTIKWSVIDRWPVHPGLVEAFAQNIEAKLQEYPPERRDKVVLLFSAHSLPMTVVNRGDPYPAEVGATVHAVMQRLGHVNPYRLCWQSQVGPQPWLGPQTQMSVEEYIAKGQKDLVLIPIAFTSDHIETLYELDEEVIGESGHKDTVKRVESLNDSPVFIKALADLAKTHLDSGIATSPQMSLRCPGCKSDRCHESKKFFAAQELA; encoded by the exons ATGGCCTTCCGACTCCCGGCCGCCGCTTTGCGCCCTCTGCGATCTTCAGTCCTCCTTAAGCCTGCTGCGCAACAAACACGATGGCTTGCCACACCGACACCGTTCCCAGTAACACAGAACATGACCAGCTCTCGGGGGCCGACAGCCATGGTCTTCCTGAATATGGGCGGCCCCTCCACAACGGATGAAGTTGGCGATTTCCTCAGTAGATTATTT GCCGATGCTGATCTCATTCCTCTTGGCCGCCTGCAAAACTACCTCGGTCCCCTCATCTCGAAGCGTCGTACCCCCAAAATCCAGAAGCAATACGCTGCCATCGGTGGCGGTTCGCCCATTCGCAAATGGTCTGAGCTCCAATGCGCGGAGATGTGCAAGCTACTCGACCAGATCTCACCTGAGACTGCCCCTCATAAGCCCTACGTCGCCTTCCGCTACGCCAACCCCCTGACCGAGCATATGTACCGGCAATTATTGGCGGATGGTTTTGGTAATGGAAAAGGAGGTCGCGCCGTTGCTTTTACACAATACCCACAGTATTCCTGCTCGACAACGGGAAGTAGTCTGAACGAGCTCTGGAAGTGGAGGCAGAGGCTGGAGGGTAAGGCCGGGCCGCTGGACGACGGGAGCGATGGGACTATCAAGTGGAGTGTGATTGATCGATGGCCGGTCCACCCTGGATTGGTCGAGGCTTTTGCGCAAAACATTGAGGCAAAGTTGCAGGAGTATCCTCCCGAGAGGAGGGATAAGGTTGTCTTGCTGTTTTCTGCGCACAGCTTGCCTATGACGGTCGTGAATAGGG GCGATCCCTATCCTGCCGAAGTTGGTGCGACAGTCCACGCTGTCATGCAGAGACTAGGCCATGTCAACCCTTACAGACTATGCTGGCAATCTCAGGTTGGCCCTCAGCCATGGCTCGGCCCGCAAACCCAGATGTCAGTTGAAGAGTACATTGCCAAGGGTCAGAAGGACTTGGTCTTGATTCCCATTGCCTTCACCTCCGATCACATCGAGACTCTCTACGAGCtcgatgaggaggtgattggCGAGTCGGGCCACAAGGACACTGTCAAGCGTGTTGAGAGTTTGAACGACAGCCCTGTGTTTATCAAGGCTTTGGCTGACTTGGCCAAGACCCATCTGGACAGCGGGATTGCGACTTCACCACAGATGAGTTTGAGGTGTCCTGGCTGCAAGAGCGACAGATGTCACGAGTCGAAGAAGTTTTTTGCCGCACAAGAGCTGGCATAA
- the HNT2 gene encoding Dinucleoside triphosphate hydrolase (COG:F; EggNog:ENOG503P449) produces the protein MPTATSTLRSDATCAGTFFIGKLFPRTFPHQQQRRLHHQKRPTPPPQPPQFGQPQQQRPTLTTFPIPLPSLSRKIPSLKMSTSPSKSSPPPTNITFGPYPIPNSQIFLLTPLTFALVNLKPLLPGHVLVCPIHPHKRLTSLSQEELLDLWSTVQKVQVMLARHYFPSPGAPEQGSFNIAVQDGQEAGQTVPHVHVHVIPRIRGVTEKGGDGAGDELYERMAGEEGNVGGALWDKENGCGEERPVGRGKFDRIEDAERMAREAGDMQSEAEVYKRVLEEMERDEVRDYGIENEKGEKMADDVVAGEEVKSRQWGVMGFGEYLILEIKNNLGLAKQEVEALNKGLDDGYVRKPMSELLDAAIEDEEPPDVGKLFEGDKRAMKALDRFDGFDDDRGPGGWEDYQVDYEFMALYDQKYDQWKGKRRKQRREARKRRAAGWETFISSKPAHKPFFDEDENFSLGHGSDVDGSGKDKTVLIRILNEKKGVSANWHFNFEALTVDEDVQRRFLIGVARAERQRKLAFVRFPIKGDDLGGWLAAKGVNGGKGGENSKVVQDREQTKGGKGGKGKEGKKAKAK, from the exons ATGCCAACTGCCACATCAACATTGAGGTCGGATGCGACCTGCGCGGGGACCTTTTTT ATCGGCAAGCTATTCCCAA GAACATTCCCgcaccagcaacagcggCGTTTGCATCACCAAAAACGACctaccccaccaccacaaccaccacaatttggacaaccacaacaacaacgaccaaCTCTCACCACTTTTCCAATCCCActaccctccctctcaagaaaaatcccctccctcaaaatgtccacctccccctcaaaatcctcccctcctcccaccaacatAACCTTCGGACCCTATCCCATCCCCAATTCTcaaatcttcctcctcacccccctcaccttTGCCCTCGTCAACCTAAAGCCTCTTTTGCCAGGCCACGTCTTGGTGTGCCCTATCCACCCACACAAACGCCTCACTTCTTTGTCTCAGGAAGAACTCCTCGACCTGTGGTCCACCGTCCAAAAAGTCCAGGTCATGCTCGCTAGGCATTACTTTCCTTCCCCTGGCGCCCCGGAGCAAGGGAGTTTTAACATTGCTGTTCAGGACGGTCAGGAGGCAGGGCAGACGGTGCCGCATGTGCATGTGCACGTTATTCCGAGGATCAGAGGTGTGacggagaaggggggggatggggcgggggatgagCTTTATGAGAGgatggctggggaggaggggaatgtaGGGGGTGCGTTGTGGGATAAGGAGAATGGctgtggggaggagaggccggtggggaggggaaagttCGATCGGATTGAGGAtgcggagaggatggcgagggaggcgggggataTGCAGAGTGAGGCGGAGGTGTATAAGcgggtgttggaggagatggagagggatgagGTTAGAGATTATGGGATAGAGAAtgaaaaaggggaaaagaTGGCTGACGATGTGGTAGCAGGTGAAGAAGTAAAGTCACGGCAgtggggggtgatggggtttgGAGAGTATTTGATCTTGGAAATCAAAAACAATCTCGGGTTGGCCAAGCAAGAGGTGGAGGCGTTGAATAAAGGGTTGGATGATGGCTATGTTCGCAAGCCGATGAGCGAATTGCTGGACG cGGCaattgaggatgaggaaccACCAGACGTTGGAAAGCTATTCGAGGGTGATAAAAGAGCGATGAAGGCTTTGGACCGGTTTGATGGTTTTGACGACGACAGGGGACCAGGTGGTTGGGAGGACTATCAAGTGGACTACGAGTTTATGGCGCTGTATGATCAGAAATATGACCAGTGGAAgggcaagaggaggaagcagaggcgggaggcgaggaaACGGCGGGCGGCTGGGTGGGAAACATTCATTTCAAGCAAGCCTGCACACAAGCCTTTCTTCGACGAAGACGAGAACTTTTCCCTTGGGCATGGCTCGGACGTTGACGGATCCGGCAAAGACAAGACTGTCCTGATCAGGATTTTGAACGAGAAGAAAGGTGTGTCTGCGAATTGGCACTTCAACTTTGAAGCCTTGACGGTCGATGAGGACGTTCAGAGGAGGTTTTTGATCGGGGTTGCGAGGGCCGAGAGGCAGCGCAAGCTTGCTTTTGTGAGATTTCCCATCAAGGGTGATGATCTAGGGGGATGGCTGGCGGCCAAGGGGGTCAACGGGGGGAAAGGTGGGGAAAATAGCAAAGTAGTCCAGGATCGCGAACAAACCAAGGGAGGTAAAGGTGgcaaagggaaggagggaaagaaggcaaaggcgaAATAA